From Erigeron canadensis isolate Cc75 chromosome 5, C_canadensis_v1, whole genome shotgun sequence:
TGGGTCTCGTTTTTATGTGTATAGTGTTGAGCTAACCCAAAAAAATGTAGTGTTGACCCATTTAATTCAGTTTAATTAAGCAGGATTTCAATTCATAATAATTTTGACTTTGAGAGACTACTTGAAATGAGTTATATTTTGACCATTTAATAAGTTGtcattaaaataaaagtctAGTACGATAATAAGGATAGACTAtaaatatagtaataataattagggaaatgctaaatacaggttgtgtttaatgtgtataaaaaaacttgtacttttcatattaaaagtccgtccctgattttcatggtaaatgtacaaacaatttatgcaccttaaatacagccctaaggctGGATTTAGCAAACCCTAATAGTTATAGTAATATTATCCGACAAGAATTTCGAATGATTAAACAATGACAGTTAAAGTGACAATCAAAATAGTAAATATGTTTTATTCGcttcatatatataacaacacGGATACAAACCATTATTCATGAACTGAAAAGTAAAAGTTGATCAAGGATCGACATCAACATTATGCGATCATTTAAATTAAAGGGTTTAATTAATTAGAACTTGGCCTGAATTTTAGTAACGACATCGACGTCAACTTGAAAGGCCTTGGCAAGAATATTTGCATCGATATCGGGGTTTGATCCAAACACAGCATTTGCGATGGTAATGACCCCCGGATTTTGGCTACTCAAAGCAGCAATAGCAACGGCATTGGCATGTTCGTCGATGTTTGCTTGGAAGTGAATTAAACCTTGTGGGAACACGAAAACGTCGCCCACTTCAAGTACTTTTGTGAAGAGGGTGTTATCCGGGTTAGAAGTGACAAACCCTACTAGTAGTCTACCTTCAATTACAGTCAAGATTTCAGTGGCTCGAGGGTGCGTGTGTGGAGCGTTAATGCCTAATGGTGCGTAGTCAATACGAACCATGGAAATGCCTAAAGTGTTCAATCCTGCTAACTGTGCTACAAACACTTGAGTCACATTAGACCCGACATCGTTGTACGTATTTCCCATCATGTTGAGCCCTCTAAAAAAGAAATCATCTGCTTTCACAAGCTTTGGATCTTTGCAAACCACGCCGTTCACgaaaactatatatgaaaattaaatggAAATAATTGAGaactttaattaattagattCATATAAAAACTATAAGTACTTTCAAATGACGAATGTTAAAGCATTTCTTGGTATTCATTTCTTGTTAATAATAGCTCTTATGGTTGTTAGAACTGtcattatatatcattttcattatttcaGAGTAATATAACATTTTACCTTCACTATTTGGATCTGCCACACAGAAGTCCTGGAGTTGACTAGGGTCTGTAGCAAAAATGAACGAAAAAGTTGCTGAGAATAAGAGACCGAGTAAAAGCAAATGAGACGCCATTACTTAGAAGCCGAAAACTTGTTTTTGCTTCAATGAAGTTTAATTAGAAATCTATGAAAAAACTAGATAGCTTCGTTCTCCTTTTATAGTTGAAACATCTAGTATATGTTGTCTCACAaccattaatataaaattaatttgcgGAAATAGTAAAACAACTACGATGTCATTAGGTACTTAATTTAGCTAgtcaaatttcatttcatatcttaaaataaaaaaataaaaaatatatatataaaaaaaaacaaagcaaaacAAAAGTACTAGAAGCCTACGGCAGGCGATTCATTTCATTAACTTTGATTATTTCTTGTAGCTAGTAAGTTAATTTACTTGGTGCGTCAAAATGTTATTCTAGCATTGAATTGTTCTAAaggttttattttcaaaaccaaattcgACACGTAAAATCATGAATTAAAAAGAAGATCAATCTCAGCACTACTAGCTAACAGATGCATCATTAATCCCAGATTTATTATCGACGAAGACTTAACTAAAagtaaaacatttttataaatttggttTACTGATATTGTATAAATTTTACTCGTACTATATTGCATgtctagaaaaaaaatatatatgaataaaaaaatttgagaggGCAAGTCGCATGAATTTCCTCATATTTTTGTGTCTTAATCGGATATCTTGAGTATATACTTTAACTTGACTCACTAAAGtttaatcatataattaaaggctatatataatataaaattaaatcaatgacCAATCAATGTAACTAGTAATAAACATATAAGAACAGTTAAAGCGCATGCTAATATGAAATCACTCATCGTACACAAATCAATAATTTTAATAGTAAGCAACTAAATTCATGCattataaagtaaaaatctaaaataaaaaataaaaaaaactaacaactatatatgaaataaaataaacaacaaagttgGAAAGAAGACTTTAATTAAAACTTCAAAAGACTTTTGTGATTTACCAAATCAAAATCAGTAcgtaattaattttaaaacaagGATCGATCGAGCTTGTAGATTTTGTAGTTTTAGATGTTtagtatgaatatgaatatgtattACACTTCGATCATTTGGATCCGAATTTGCCAAGTTACTTATTCTATTCAATGGCAATTTCAATATATGTGAAAGGGCTAATAATAATGCGAAAACAATTTTAACAGCGAACTCAATGCGCTAGCGATGCATTGAGCTATATATGTCACTTAGGCGGACTTGCAGATCGATTTTGGCTAGCTAGCTAGATCTACTAGCTATCCGTCGCAAAGTATAGTGAATTAGTGACATCTAACAATACGTCGCAAGACATGTGTTAACTCACGTCAAGTCGCGCGGTATGAACTAAGCTTGTCAAGTCGCTACTAATAAAGTGGACAAGTGGTGATATTTTGCTACATGttttttagattaagacattatgagGGAGTGAGGGAgattttagattaagacattatgagGGAGTGAGGGAGATGGGAGGGAGCTCGCGAGCTTGAAGGGGATTCGGTCTTCACTGCAGCGAGCTAGATGAAGGACGGCTGGAGGTGAGCGAGACCGGAGTTCGCTAAAGGTTGGGGGAGAGATGGGGAAAAAGGACCGAAAGTGTAAACTTTTCTAACCGTTgtagggacgaaaaatgtaactTTGAACGCACTAGGGACCATTTATGTAAATCTACTgaaacttttgttttcaataaggaaaatgataaatcctcttaacCAAATAGTataataatcctcttaatacattaagaaggtgacatgtggtatccactaattctcttttctaatcttgcctcctgattttttcatatgtcatcATTCCATAgttaagaggattattaggctatttagttaggaggattaatcattttcctaggAAATACCCCAACCCAACTTCATGCTTTCATATTGATATACCttctctttttatattttttcaataataatacatcaaaaggttaaaaatatatgatatattagatattagataaaataaaatattaataataataattattgatgtcttagtataagttgcACAATAaggttaaaagtttttttttcttttttttaatcttgtgtttaaaatttaaaaaaatttaaaaaattattatgaataacttgaatttatattcatttttttttttgtgaatagcttaaattattatgaataacttgaaaaaaaagtttttttaaaattcagtttaaaatttaaaaaggttaaaaaattattatcaataATTAGAAGGGTTAATTATGCAAAGTTTATAATGTTTAGGATTAATTAggaaaatttgaaagaaaaaagattagaaaaaaagttgaaatgaaatgaaacgatttgattaGGTAATTTGAGGAAAATGAGAGATGAGGATATATCACTGCCTCTCTCCTTAAAACAATTTCTTTGATATTACGACCACGagaatgattaattaaaaactGTGTTTTTTTATGTGAACGCATTAATCCGATATTACGAAATCATCATTACGTTACTAAATTATATGTACCTAGCTAGCTATACTATGCTGGTTATAATGATATTACCGTACCGAAAGAAATAAAAACTCCCATCCATGATATCCCACTGAAAGGAATGTTGCCATTCTGGAGGAGCAGTTGATTTAGCAATTTTTAGTCTTCAATTTTATAGTTGGATTTCGAATTGAATTGACGACAATCTTCCAAAAATTCAATAACACTATTTGTTCGAGTTTCGTTTTAGTAGTTTCATTTTTACTGTTGTGTAATTTATATCTTGTTTTAATAAATTACTAAAATAAGACATTCTAGTGTTAGTGATCATCATCAAATTTATGGTCCAAAAGTTTCAATGTATTCCTTCCATTGAATGCTAGCAAAGATTGCATTTTGTAACAAATACacattttttcaaaacaaaaaatacacaTTAATTGAAAATAGAATCCTCAAGACACCCAATAAATACGGTGTTTCATAAAACTTGGTTCTGATTTTTAGACCCAATATCTAATTAGATCATGTTTTAGACATCGTATCTTCCAAGTCAAACCCCAAATTTAGTCATGGTTAAATCCAAACCAACaatagtttttgttattttcatgtTCATGGTGGTGGTATCTCAGGCTCATGTTTTTGACATCACAAAGTTTGGCGCAAAGCCTGGTTCCGAAATTAGCAAGGTAAAATTTAACTTAAGAACAACGCCATTAATTACATTATATTCGTGGTAAGCTAGAATTATCGATAGCTAGTTAGCTTAATTATTCCTTTGTATGGTTTTATTGTAATCAATTTCTAGCCTCTATGCGATGCTTGGAGAGCGGCATGTGGTACGCCTGCACCAAGCAAATTGCTCATTCCAAAAGGCCAGTTTTGCTTGAATGTCATTGAGTTTAAGGGACCTTGCAAAGCTAGAGTTGAGGTTCAAATCGATGCACTTTTGATCGGTCCCAAGGACCCTAAGGTCATTCCTAAAGGAAAGCAATGGATTACGTTTAGTTACATCAATGGCCTGACCGTATCAggtatatattcaaaaaatggtcgtttttatttttatctgaCCATTTATACGATCAGATAAATAAATTCTAGAATATATTGACAcgacgaatatatatatatatcataatcatCGTGATTGTGATATTGTTTCAGGTTGTGGTACGTTAGATGGCATTGGAGGAGCCATGGCATGGCCATCAAATAATCCAAAGAAAAACGCTCACCACAAAAAACCGTGTGGCCTTcagtatgtatgtgtatatatataactctgcAAAGAGGCAGGATCACACAAAAACCTCAAAAGGTTGGAGAATTGAATGAGAGATTCAGTAAGAAATGCACAATAAAACGCATAGATGCACATGTATTCCAAAAACACACGGTGGCCAGTATACCATGATTTTGGTCATATGTGCAATCTATGCGTTTTGTCGTCCATCTGTTACTGAATCTTACATTGATACCCTTTTAAGGTTCTTGGGTGATCCTGAATCTACATTTTATATGCAATTTTCTGTACATATAACTATGAACAAACTTGTGtgacaatatttatatggtCTAATGTGGCAGAATCTTAGCTTCAACTTCATCCAGAATGCTTTGATTACCGGAATAACTTCAAAAGACAGTAAAAATTTCCATGTCAACGTGATGTCGTGTACAAACGTAATGTTTGACAAGTTTCATATATTGGCTCCAGCAGAGAGCCCTAACACGGATGGAATCCACCTTGGATGGTCAAAACACATTACTATTAGGAATTCCATAATTAGAACCGGTGATGATTGTATCTCGATTGGTGATGGATGTGAGAACTTGCACATTGAGGGAGTGAAATGCGGTCCGGGCCATGGTATAAGTGTTGGAAGCTTGGGTAGAAACCCGGGTGAGAAACCAGTGAAAGGGGTTTTTGTGAAAAACTGTGTATTTACATGTACACAAAACGGTGTCCGGATCAAAACATGGCCTGATTCTCTTCCTGGAGAGGTTGCAGATATGCATTTTGAACATCTTCAAATGGATAAAGTTGAAAACCCAATTATCATTGAACAGGATTATTGCCCTCATGGCGCATGCTCAAAAAGCGTACGTAATTAAACATATTCGAGTGTTTTTTTACATAGATTTAGTTGGGTAATAGTAAATTAATTAACCTAAAAGAAGCGTCTAAAAATCAGCCCAAAACCTTTAACACATGACAAGTGTATTTCACTAATTCCCTCTTCTGATCCCTTCTTTTGATCTTTGTACTATACAGAAACCATCGTTGGTTAAGGTTCACAATATATTCATCAAGGACATCAAGGGAACCGCGACTACACCAACAGTTGTAAAGCTTAGATGCAGCAAAGCAAATAATGGTTGCGAGAATGTGAGGATTCACGACATTCATCTAACGTATCATGGTCCTCACGGGCCTGCGCGTCAAGAATGTTGCAACGTTAAGCCAATTTACTCTGGATCATTGGTGCCTCCTGGTTGTGCACGGAGTTGATTGATTCTATACGCGCGTAAATTCGTAAAATAACTTCCAATGCTCTCCGGTTTCATGATTTTGTAACTATATACCACTTTGGATCATGGTGATTGTTAGTTCATTTCATGTTTTAGGATCAATCTGGTTTGGATCATCGGCAAAATGGTtgttaaatttttgatattattttctaattatttgTAGAATGTAGATATATGTATAAACTATTTGATTCAATTCATGAAACAAGTGCTAGTGATAGTTAAGGAGAAACTTAATTATTTGTTCACTCAATCCTTTGAATTCACAATTTTATATCATTGTTTATACAAATCTCCTACTATACTTTCCATTAGAAGATGTTACTAGCTCATCTTCTAATGATAACATCTTGCTTATCTACTTTTCATCATTGTCACAGTACCTTTAATTTCCTTACTTACATCTTTGACCTTTCATTACATATAAAAACATCTATCTTAACTCTTCCTCactattaattaaaaacttgaGCTTTAAACacccaaaaattttaaatgcTATTAAAAAAGTATACCaatatatgaaatttattatataagcaatata
This genomic window contains:
- the LOC122600103 gene encoding putative germin-like protein 2-2 isoform X2, encoding MMGNTYNDVGSNVTQVFVAQLAGLNTLGISMVRIDYAPLGINAPHTHPRATEILTVIEGRLLVGFVTSNPDNTLFTKVLEVGDVFVFPQGLIHFQANIDEHANAVAIAALSSQNPGVITIANAVFGSNPDIDANILAKAFQVDVDVVTKIQAKF
- the LOC122600103 gene encoding putative germin-like protein 2-1 isoform X1; the encoded protein is MASHLLLLGLLFSATFSFIFATDPSQLQDFCVADPNSEVFVNGVVCKDPKLVKADDFFFRGLNMMGNTYNDVGSNVTQVFVAQLAGLNTLGISMVRIDYAPLGINAPHTHPRATEILTVIEGRLLVGFVTSNPDNTLFTKVLEVGDVFVFPQGLIHFQANIDEHANAVAIAALSSQNPGVITIANAVFGSNPDIDANILAKAFQVDVDVVTKIQAKF
- the LOC122601525 gene encoding exopolygalacturonase-like codes for the protein MVKSKPTIVFVIFMFMVVVSQAHVFDITKFGAKPGSEISKPLCDAWRAACGTPAPSKLLIPKGQFCLNVIEFKGPCKARVEVQIDALLIGPKDPKVIPKGKQWITFSYINGLTVSEYIDTTNIYIYHNHRDCDIVSGCGTLDGIGGAMAWPSNNPKKNAHHKKPCGLQYNLSFNFIQNALITGITSKDSKNFHVNVMSCTNVMFDKFHILAPAESPNTDGIHLGWSKHITIRNSIIRTGDDCISIGDGCENLHIEGVKCGPGHGISVGSLGRNPGEKPVKGVFVKNCVFTCTQNGVRIKTWPDSLPGEVADMHFEHLQMDKVENPIIIEQDYCPHGACSKSKPSLVKVHNIFIKDIKGTATTPTVVKLRCSKANNGCENVRIHDIHLTYHGPHGPARQECCNVKPIYSGSLVPPGCARS